A single Pan paniscus chromosome 21, NHGRI_mPanPan1-v2.0_pri, whole genome shotgun sequence DNA region contains:
- the LOC103783901 gene encoding metallothionein-1L, whose amino-acid sequence MDPNCSCTTGGSCKCKECKCTSCKKSCCSCCPMGCAKCAQGCVCKGACSCCV is encoded by the coding sequence ATGGACCCCAACTGCTCCTGCACCACTGGTGGCTCCTGCAAGTGCAAAGAGTGCAAATGCACCTCCTGCAAGAagagctgctgctcctgctgccccATGGGCTGTGCCAAGTGTGCCCAGGGCTGTGTCTGCAAAGGGGCGTGCAGCTGCTGTGTCTGA